The following proteins are encoded in a genomic region of Arachis ipaensis cultivar K30076 chromosome B02, Araip1.1, whole genome shotgun sequence:
- the LOC107626733 gene encoding E3 ubiquitin-protein ligase RNF144A-like, which yields MEGSSSSSSSSSLSKSFSDVDDSLLLVDDFYFSALFDSEELFPINDEKYAEELHLQEALYSSAISLKRKLKEVHSESSTHQSHHRHHYLRDDQVVLCAICMDSKPSKEIFINQNCNHSFCDECIAKYVAAKIQENISHVKCPEPKCREIMEPQNCMSIIPKEVFERWENALCENLVLATSKKFYCPFKDCSAMLVNDDGSEVVTCSECPNCHRLFCAQCKVPWHGGMECGEFMSLNENEREKEDLMVMNLAKDKRWRRCSKCRFYVEKNQGCSHISCRCGHQFCYACGKPWNQYHGCT from the exons ATGGAGggaagttcttcttcttcttcttcttcttctctctcaaaGTCTTTTTCTGATGTAGATGATTCACTACTCTTAGTTGATGATTTCTACTTTTCAGCCCTCTTTGATTCTGAAGAATTATTCCCAATCAATGATGAGAAATATGCAGAGGAACTACATTTACAAGAGGCTCTATATTCTTCTGCTATAAGCCTCAAGAGAAAACTCAAAGAGGTTCATTCTGAATCTTCTACTCATCAAtctcatcatcgtcatcattatCTTCGTGATGATCAAGTAGTCTTGTGTGCTATTTGCATGGATTCAAAACCATCCAAAGAGATTTTCATCAACCAAAACTGCAACCACTCATTCTGTGATGAATGCATTGCAAAATATGTAGCTGCAAAGATTCAAGAGAATATATCACATGTGAAGTGTCCTGAACCAAAATGCAGAGAAATCATGGAGCCTCAGAATTGCATGTCAATAATTCCAAAGGAAGTGTTTGAAAGATGGGAGAATGCACTTTGTGAGAATCTGGTTCTTGCAACATCAAAGAAATTCTATTGCCCTTTCAAGGATTGTTCAGCAATGTTGGTGAATGATGATGGGAGTGAAGTTGTGACTTGTTCTGAGTGTCCAAATTGTCATAGATTGTTCTGTGCACAGTGTAAAGTTCCATGGCATGGTGGAATGGAATGTGGTGAGTTTATGAGTTTGAATGAAAatgaaagagagaaggaagatcTTATGGTGATGAATCTTGCAAAGGATAAGAGATGGAGAAGGTGTTCTAAATGCAGATTCTATGTTGAAAAAAATCAGGGATGTTCACACATTTCTTGCAG gtgtggcCATCAATTCTGTTATGCTTGTGGAAAGCCATGGAATCAGTACCATGGTTGTACATAA
- the LOC107626734 gene encoding uncharacterized protein LOC107626734, producing the protein MKEHDPAHLMPKLKSGKNEREDSPDSQSQAWSPVPNKLQKPNSTMDQSSSEATIRKVRVSVRAPSEVPMVSPSSYSFCMHEYVASCLRDNIIMVPCPDPKCKVKYGPEYFCSLLPFEVFKRWQKVIKDCNTPILDKQLDKNPIHVADDEENNDVKEDATIVIESDDDDSCNPKLYLLLPQRHSSLKLSSSLISLGVAHSSRTQLSPSLVSGLPHCLRTGTQARRCSLGSGLSHGLWSPTQSRSLAFPAIVITDGRSSRSRDWSSSSLPVSHRLAVSPAPSLRSSLPAEEAAGPGASPRCQQLSPSASFAQPEASPDLELAAVQLSFRFMTLEMDLAILVIFQA; encoded by the exons ATGAAAGAACACGATCCAGCACACCTCATGCCTAAGTTGAAATCAGGAAAGAACGAGAGGGAAGACAGTCCAGATTCACAATCACAAGCTTGGAGTCCCGTTCCCAACAAGCTCCAGAAACCCAACTCCACCATGGACCAATCCTCTTCTGAAGCCACCATAAGAAAAGTCCGTGTTTCAGTCCGTGCTCCCTCAGAAGTTCCCATGGTATCTCCCTCTTCTTATTC GTTTTGCATGCATGAATACGTTGCTTCATGTCTCAGGGACAATATCATCATGGTGCCTTGTCCTGATCCAAAATGCAAGGTTAAGTATGGACCTGAATACTTTTGCTCTCTTCTTCCATTTGAAGTGTTCAAGAGATGGCAGAAAGTGATTAAAGATTGTAACACTCCAATTTTGGATAAACAATTAGACAAGAATCCTATTCATGTTGCTGATGATGAAGAGAATAACGATGTCAAAGAAGATGCTACAATAGTAATTGaatcggatgatgatgat TCatg CAATCCTAAACTCTACCTTCTCCTCCCTCAACGACACTCTTCACTGAAGCTCTCgagctctctcatctctctcggTGTGGCTCATTCCTCTCGCACCCAGCTCTCTCCTTCTCTCGTCTCCGGTCTCCCTCACTGTCTCCGGACTGGCACTCAAGCTCGTCGTTGCTCTCTCGGCTCCGGTCTCTCTCACGGTCTCTGGTCTCCCACTCAGTCTCGCTCGCTCGCCTTCCCTGCCATCGTCATCACCGACGGCAGAAGCAGCAGATCCCGGGACTGGTCGTCATCGTCTCTCCCTGTCTCGCACCGTCTCGCAGTCAGTCCCGCGCCTTCGTTGCGCTCGTCGTTGCCGGCGGAAGAAGCAGCAGGTCCCGGGGCTTCCCCTCGCTGTCAGCAACTCTCGCCGTCAGCTTCCTTCGCGCAACCAGAAGCTAGTCCCGATTTG GAGCTTGCTGCAGTGCAACTCTCTTTCAGATTTATGACATTGGAAATGGATTTGGCCATTTTGGTGAT
- the LOC110269154 gene encoding uncharacterized protein LOC110269154 — protein MTCRHGSNSSMRWRRKIKDQTCFCGLKTTIKKSSTRENPDRLFHTCARYLKGSHCNFFRWVDDDRYVAGAKTDAEVGGDYDEWRLNVSWRLGSLEDKVRAMKMLIILGVGTNVMKVYIFFAVAEVVPFNVSADMATGDFVEAFNLVLLLMTCNLGGLPLFAPCIGQLQNH, from the exons ATGACCTGCCGCCATGGTTCCAACTCTTCCATGCGATGGAGGAGGAAGATCAAGGACCAGACTTGCTTTTGTGGGTTGAAGACGACAATCAAGAAGTCCAGCACAAGAGAGAATCCAGATAGGTTGTTCCACACTTGTGCAAGATACCTT AAGGGAAGCCACTGCAACTTCTTTAGGTGGGTTGATGATGATAGGTATGTAGCAGGGGCAAAAACTGATGCAGAGGTTGGTGGTGACTATGATGAATGGAGACTGAATGTGTCATGGAGATTGGGTAGCTTGGAGGATAAAGTTAGAGCAATGAAGATGCTAATAAT CCTAGGAGTAGGCACGAATGTCATGAAGGTTTATATCTTTTTTGCAGTTGCAGAAGTTGTTCCTTTCAATGTCTCAGCAGATATGGCCACAGGTGACTTCGTGGAGGCATTCAATCTTGTCTTGCTTTTGATGACATGCAATTTGGGTGGCCTGCCTCTCTTTGCACCCTGCATAGGCCAGTTGCAGAACCATTAA